Proteins encoded by one window of Salvia splendens isolate huo1 chromosome 5, SspV2, whole genome shotgun sequence:
- the LOC121805212 gene encoding uncharacterized protein LOC121805212, with translation MGETMTKSMNSSQLLVLYTLVIVCSLIPLSHSAKKPVGIARKEDIPYIKCQVCEKLASQIYHQVEAKGSEVSPKKLSEYEIIEIAENVCNLKKREADWILKIDIVEKGDKLELVEQDSEGQCNSECKTIERACQEVLGYSDTDAAEHLYKKKPQLNAFVNFVCKDLTGACKSKPPPVPKDRAPGEPFVAKSEKEAEMERLMKSMEGMPGAPGMKMYSREDLMNQKFGAEGGDEDEDEDAEEFPSNLGKALRQKPEKETDWKEMIIKGILNAGEKLKEHTDRVSFKLRRWWQSKKTEWKKSSQSGKAEL, from the exons ATGGGCGAAACGATGACGAAATCCATGAATTCATCACAATTGCTGGTGCTATACACATTAGTTATAGTATGCTCACTGATTCCATTATCGCACAGTGCCAAGAAACCTGTAGGAATTGCCAGAAAAGAAGACATTCCATATATAAAATGTCAAGTATGTGAGAAGCTGGCATCTCAAATTTACCACCAAGTTGAAGCCAAAGGATCCGAGGTTTCCCCGAAAAAG TTATCAGAATATGAAATTATAGAAATCGCGGAGAATGTTTGCAATCTGAAGAAACGGGAAGCTGATTGGATACTTAAAATTGATATAGTGGAGAAAGGGGATAAACTCGAG CTTGTCGAGCAAGACTCTGAAGGGCAATGTAATTCAGAATGCAAAACAATAGAGCGAGCTTGTCAAGAG GTTTTGGGCTATTCAGATACAGATGCTGCAGAACACTTGTACAAGAAGAAGCCCCAGCTTAATGCTTTTGTAAATTTTGTTTGTAAGGACCTGACAGGTGCCTGCAAATCGAAGCCACCACCAGTACCTAAG GATAGGGCTCCTGGAGAGCCTTTCGTTGCCAAGTCAGAGAAAGAGGCCGAAATGGAGAGGCTGATGAAATCAATGGAG GGTATGCCAGGAGCACCGGGAATGAAGATGTACTCACGGGAAGACTTGATGAATCAAAAGTTTGGTGCTGAAGGTGGAGATGAGGACGAGGATGAGGATGCAGAAGAGTTCCCTTCAAACTTG GGGAAAGCATTGAGACAAAAACCGGAGAAAGAGACTGACTGGAAGGAAATGATTATAAAAGGAATCCTCAATGCTGGAGAGAAACTGAAGGAACATACAGATCGTGTCTCATTTAAATTAAGACGGTGGTGGCAGAGCAAGAAAACAGAGTGGAAGAAGAGCTCGCAGTCTGGCAAAGCAGAGCTGTAG
- the LOC121805211 gene encoding uncharacterized protein LOC121805211, translating to MASTPTAAQSDNLVRFIGKNYDVSLNQSIETLLTSLRKSNFQNSANFVTEFQQYVQSKPEPPLESIWVYAALSFSSQKAEPFSRLSEIRDLFQLIVSCSASCNSIKCIALIAPVIYNLHKLILDLKGFQLGSKKERKLSGEIKSLVESVLGHINVCCNEFDQNFDELENLNRPLDDLISVWLVGNGDQAMNAESLRVFFPLLSDDIANMVSVEGCETIDLAGFVVAEAFLLELCWKIREEGFGEKVQSDLRYWIVGSVTGLHSSYLYGTLLRMLLEPVLPISSLVNLEHQDDLKKVLFDALLLVEYSFLNPESLGKLPAKHAKRVMVTKLIASHEAIESFREQGDQTKTIAYLDAFTNSSLPSLTIKWIRNELGSDFSTSEPTGSSPRAFLRWMLNIENKGIKIFDDDMSKFRSAFNSKELSEQLADMEEGRKPDSDLLFYMDYKGREEYGSEDDEDMGGRMNAAFTSAAQSMGSSEQGGRKRKTKDSKKRKKVKFVKYNVSEEAPLSPG from the exons ATGGCGTCAACCCCAACTGCAGCTCAATCTGACAATCTCGTCCGTTTCATAGGCAAAAACTACGACGTTTCCCTGAACCAGTCAATCGAAACTCTGTTAACCTCTTTGCGAAAGTCCAATTTCCAGAATTCCGCTAATTTTGTAACCGAGTTTCAACAATATGTGCAGTCGAAACCCGAGCCGCCTCTGGAAAGCATCTGGGTTTATGCAGCGCTGAGTTTTAGCTCGCAAAAAGCCGAACCTTTTAGTCGTCTTTCAGAAATTAGAGATTTGTTTCAGCTTATAGTTTCTTGCTCCGCGTCTTGCAATTCGATAAAGTGCATAGCTTTAATTGCGCCGGTTATATACAATTTGCATAAGTTAATTCTTGATTTGAAGGGCTTTCAGTTGGGATCCAAGAAAGAGAGGAAACTAAGTGGAGAAATCAAAAGTTTGGTGGAATCCGTTTTAGGGCATATAAATGTATGCTGTAATGAGTTTGATCAAAACTTTGATGAGTTGGAGAACTTGAATAGGCCTCTTGATGATTTGATTAGTGTTTGGTTGGTGGGTAACGGTGACCAGGCTATGAATGCAGAGTCTTTGAGGGTGTTTTTTCCACTCTTGAGCGATGACATTGCTAATATGGTTAGTGTTGAAGGATGCGAGACGATTGATCTTGCAGGTTTTGTGGTTGCCGAGGCTTTCCTCTTGGAGTTGTGCTGGAAAATTCGAGAAGAGGGTTTTGGGGAGAAGGTGCAAAGTGATCTCAGATATTGGATTGTTGGCTCTGTTACTGGATTGCACAGTTCATATTTATATG GGACTCTTCTAAGAATGCTTTTGGAACCAGTTTTGCCAATAAGCTCCCTCGTG AACCTTGAACATCAGGATGATTTGAAGAAAGTTCTGTTTGATGCTCTTTTGCTGGTGGAGTATTCTTTTCTCAATCCGGAAAGCTTAGGTAAACTGCCAGCAAAGCATGCCAAACGCGTCATGGTTACCAAATTGATTGCTAGTCACGAAGCAATTGAGTCATTTAG GGAACAAGGAGACCAGACGAAAACTATCGCCTATCTGGATGCATTCACTAATTCTAGCTTGCCTAGCTTAACAATTAAATGGATCAGGAATGAGCTTGGCAGTGACTTCAGCACTAGCGAACCAACAGGATCATCACCACGGGCATTTCTAA GATGGATGTTGAACATAGAGAACAAAGGAATAAAAATATTCGATGATGATATGTCGAAATTTCGTAGTGCttttaactctaaggagctctCGGAGCAGCTTGCAGACATGGAAGAAGGGAGGAAGCCTGATTCTGATCTGCTCTTCTATATGGACTACAAGGGCCGTGAAGAATATGGAAGCGAGGATGATGAAGATATGGGTGGAAGAATGAACGCTGCGTTTACTTCTGCTGCGCAGTCGATGGGGTCGTCTGAGCAAGGAGGAAGAAAACGGAAGACGAAAGACAGTAAGAAGAGAAAGAAGGTGAAGTTTGTGAAGTATAATGTTAGTGAAGAGGCACCCTTGTCACCAGGGTGA
- the LOC121802488 gene encoding uncharacterized protein LOC121802488, which translates to MPTLIIHIATIMPTTIIRSLFSNLFLLFFHLACFTFSSLRHHSPSSLLHKKRSPPNPNPKSTLFSYLKRLFTPSAATHVPPPPSSIPSPSSSTRSLRLNPPLIAPINTRPHHHHTHAVAPADIHPCTVCGELFQTPASLHHHQSSKHGVSDLPDGDNIIRIIFTTGWPHKPPAIHRILKIHNTPRVLARFEDHRDRVKSDAAADGTKSSRCVADGNELLRFYCTTFLCSLDSAICSHQFCGACAIIRYGFSKKLSGIHTLPTAWKAHAAVPEDVEEEFSFMHVKRAMLVCRVIAGRVGTTLSDVDKDHAFDSLVGPGDDDLLVFSPKAVLPCFVIVYTL; encoded by the coding sequence ATGCCAACACTAATAATCCACATAGCTACGATCATGCCTACTACCATCATCCGCTCTCTCTTCTCCaatctcttcctcctcttcttccacTTAGCCTGTTTCACCTTCTCTTCCCTCCGCCACCACTCCCCCTCCTCTCTCCTCCACAAAAAACGCTCCCCTCCCAATCCCAATCCAAAATCCACCCTCTTCTCCTACCTCAAACGCCTCTTCACCCCCTCCGCCGCCACCCACGTCCCCCCACCCCCGTCCTCCAtcccctccccctcctcctccaccCGCTCCCTCCGCCTCAACCCGCCCCTCATCGCCCCCATCAACACAAgaccccaccaccaccacaccCACGCCGTGGCCCCCGCCGACATCCACCCATGCACCGTCTGCGGCGAGCTCTTCCAAACCCCGGCctccctccaccaccaccagtcCTCCAAACACGGCGTATCCGACCTCCCCGACGGCGACAACATCATCCGCATCATCTTCACCACCGGGTGGCCGCACAAGCCCCCCGCCATCCACCGCATCCTCAAGATCCACAACACCCCCAGAGTCCTCGCCCGCTTCGAGGACCACCGCGACCGTGTCAAATCCGACGCGGCCGCGGACGGAACCAAGAGCTCGAGGTGCGTAGCCGACGGCAACGAGCTGCTCAGATTCTACTGCACCACTTTCCTATGCAGCCTGGATTCGGCCATCTGCAGCCACCAGTTCTGCGGCGCGTGCGCGATCATCAGGTACGGGTTCTCGAAGAAGCTGAGCGGAATCCACACGCTTCCCACCGCCTGGAAAGCGCACGCCGCCGTGCCGGAAGACGTGGAGGAGGAGTTCAGCTTCATGCACGTCAAGCGGGCAATGCTGGTCTGCCGGGTCATCGCGGGTCGGGTCGGTACTACCCTATCCGACGTCGACAAGGATCACGCCTTCGATTCACTAGTGGGCCCCGGGGACGACGATCTGTTGGTGTTTAGCCCCAAGGCAGTCCTTCCTTGCTTTGTCATAGTTTACactctataa